The proteins below come from a single Staphylococcus sp. MI 10-1553 genomic window:
- a CDS encoding FecCD family ABC transporter permease has protein sequence MKNERYTKDNIHLCIGLVSLVIVGFLSMMFGSDVIRFTDLIAYFINPSASAYQFTLEVLRLPRITLAILAGTALGLSGLLLQNVLKNPIASPDIIGVTGGASLSAVLFITWFSYLSIHLLPLFAITGGTIAMFILMSFQKNHQIRPSTLIIIGIALQTVLMGITQGLLLTTKQLSASKAYTWLVGSLYGASFQDSLILCGALLLMTPLLWVIIPRMKIAALHESVATGLGLHIQQTRLLQIIVATLLVSVAISFVGNIGFIGLIAPHIAKTLIRTSTVKQFIMTACIGAISLMVADLIGRTLFLPKEVPAGVFIAAFGAPFFIYLLLTVKKL, from the coding sequence TGTTCGGATCAGACGTCATTCGTTTTACAGATTTGATCGCATATTTTATAAATCCGAGTGCAAGTGCTTATCAATTTACGTTAGAAGTTTTACGTCTTCCCCGCATTACACTTGCCATTCTTGCAGGGACAGCGCTCGGTCTTAGTGGACTCCTATTACAAAATGTCCTGAAAAACCCTATTGCTTCCCCTGATATTATTGGAGTCACAGGAGGCGCGAGTTTAAGTGCTGTGCTATTTATCACATGGTTTAGTTATTTAAGCATTCACCTTCTCCCACTATTCGCCATTACGGGAGGAACGATCGCAATGTTCATCTTAATGTCATTTCAAAAGAACCATCAAATTCGTCCCTCGACCCTTATCATTATTGGCATCGCATTACAAACAGTGCTCATGGGTATCACACAAGGTCTATTACTTACAACCAAACAACTCTCTGCCTCTAAAGCGTATACGTGGCTCGTTGGGAGTTTATACGGCGCTTCTTTTCAAGACAGTCTCATCTTATGTGGTGCACTCCTCTTGATGACACCTCTATTATGGGTCATCATACCACGCATGAAAATTGCTGCTTTACATGAATCTGTCGCAACAGGACTCGGCCTACATATTCAACAAACACGGCTGTTACAAATTATCGTTGCGACATTACTCGTATCCGTCGCTATTAGTTTTGTAGGGAATATTGGCTTTATCGGGTTGATTGCACCCCATATCGCTAAAACACTGATTCGAACAAGTACAGTCAAACAATTCATCATGACGGCTTGTATCGGTGCTATTTCGTTAATGGTGGCTGATTTAATCGGTCGCACACTCTTTTTACCGAAAGAAGTCCCAGCCGGTGTATTCATCGCAGCATTTGGCGCCCCCTTCTTTATCTATTTATTACTCACCGTCAAAAAACTATAG
- a CDS encoding monovalent cation/H+ antiporter complex subunit F, with protein sequence MIEQLTQFFLSSALVIFAISLVVVLFRLVKGPTTADRVVAFDAISAILMSTVGVLSLLFETFSFLDSVLLIAIISFLSSVTISRFIEGGNVFHGDDK encoded by the coding sequence ATGATTGAGCAATTAACGCAATTCTTTTTATCAAGCGCATTAGTGATTTTTGCAATTTCGTTAGTCGTCGTATTATTTCGTCTTGTCAAAGGACCAACCACTGCAGATCGTGTTGTCGCTTTTGATGCCATTAGTGCGATTTTAATGTCGACAGTAGGGGTGCTCAGTCTATTATTTGAAACATTTTCATTTTTAGATTCAGTATTGCTCATTGCGATCATTTCATTTTTAAGCTCGGTCACAATTTCCCGTTTTATCGAAGGAGGTAATGTCTTTCATGGCGATGACAAATGA
- a CDS encoding metal-dependent transcriptional regulator: protein MLTEEKEDYLKAILSHDGIDTYVSNKTLSRFLNIKPPSVSEMVGRLEKEGYVMTKPYKGVKLSELGLSYTLDVIKRHRLIELFLIEVLNYTWEEVHVEAEVLEHRVSKLFVERLDELLKYPKTCPHGGVIPRDNHFEEIYKIPLLSFEEGDVVTIRRVRDRSELLVFLSSKALSIGDTVKVIEKDDINRLLELENEGEKIVLSYQNAEVIFGEIAE from the coding sequence ATGTTAACTGAGGAAAAAGAAGACTATCTTAAAGCGATTTTAAGTCATGATGGTATAGATACGTATGTTTCGAACAAAACATTGTCTCGCTTTTTAAACATCAAGCCACCATCCGTCAGTGAAATGGTCGGTCGATTGGAAAAGGAAGGCTATGTGATGACGAAGCCATATAAAGGTGTCAAATTGTCCGAGCTTGGCTTGTCATATACGTTAGATGTGATTAAACGCCATCGCCTCATTGAACTGTTTCTCATTGAAGTATTGAACTATACTTGGGAAGAAGTACACGTAGAAGCGGAAGTATTAGAACATCGAGTGTCGAAACTCTTTGTCGAACGATTAGATGAGCTTCTAAAATATCCCAAAACGTGTCCTCATGGCGGTGTGATACCGCGTGATAATCATTTTGAAGAAATATACAAGATACCGCTCCTCTCTTTTGAAGAAGGCGATGTCGTGACGATTCGTCGTGTTAGAGATCGTTCGGAATTGTTGGTGTTCTTATCGAGTAAGGCACTATCGATTGGTGATACAGTTAAAGTGATTGAGAAAGATGATATTAATCGCTTGTTGGAGCTAGAAAATGAGGGCGAGAAGATTGTGTTGAGTTATCAGAATGCAGAAGTGATTTTTGGAGAAATTGCAGAGTGA
- a CDS encoding monovalent cation/H+ antiporter subunit B: protein MRENDLVLKTVTRIVIFIILTFGFYLFLAGHNNPGGGFIAGLILSSAFILMFLAFDVAQVLDALPIDFRKLMIIGALVSLTTAIVPVFFGKNILYQADWYVKFPYFGEVHISTIMFFEAGITLSVVGVVVTTILSLSGGKS, encoded by the coding sequence ATGAGAGAGAATGATTTAGTCCTTAAAACAGTCACGCGTATTGTCATATTCATCATTTTGACATTCGGTTTTTACCTCTTCTTGGCGGGTCATAACAATCCAGGAGGCGGCTTTATTGCGGGATTAATTTTAAGTTCTGCATTTATTTTAATGTTTTTAGCTTTTGATGTCGCTCAAGTGTTAGACGCGCTGCCAATCGACTTTAGAAAGTTAATGATTATCGGTGCCTTAGTATCTTTAACGACTGCGATTGTTCCCGTGTTTTTCGGCAAAAATATTTTGTATCAGGCCGATTGGTATGTCAAATTCCCGTATTTTGGTGAAGTGCATATTTCTACTATTATGTTTTTTGAAGCGGGCATCACATTAAGTGTTGTTGGCGTCGTTGTCACAACCATTCTATCGTTGAGTGGAGGGAAATCATGA
- a CDS encoding DUF4040 family protein produces MLSGLLLILTVIMGALVISMQWQTKRLPHWIAMLAPVMSSIVFIFYAPQVLNHQQIVETIQWFPALDINLILRLDGLGLFFALLISLIGVAVFFYATRYLSHQHDDLPRFYLYLVLFMFSMLGIVLSDNTIILYIFWELTSVSSFLLISYWYDTSESQKGAVTSFMVTVFGGLAMLVGFIMLYFVTGTNVISEQLSQRHDIAAHPLFIPIMLMLLLGAFTKSAQWPFHFWLPKAMAAPTPVSAYLHSATMVKAGIYLLLRYTMLLGLSDAYSYLVTGVGLLTMIFGSMTALKQYDLKGILAYSTISQLGMIMSMVGLGGGIAQATDTHMIEMYAYVLFAAIFHLFNHALFKGTLFMGVGLIDHETGTRDIRELGGLRRRLPVTMVVMFVASLAMAGVPLFNGFISKEMFFESLIEAHHLSAFNVPLMIVIALVGWLASIFTFIYALHLIKTTFFGEVRVERHVHEPRAMILPATVLACCLPFIFIVPQWVGTHIIEPAFRGVVHSEAIVQTAPHLAQWHGFNLPLLMSVTVIVLGIIGVFLVDRVRTRFLSSKESALSVENIFRTSCQSMESASSYGLRHLMNNRLNSYIIVTLLIYFAINVYGLIRAGVPELYDIEVTDYHIFHILLLVTIMLIGFALIFIRQRLTMVILTGGIGYIVTLFFILMRAPDLALTQLVTETITTVLFIVSFSRLPNVPRGQFNIKKEVVKIAVSLITAITVVGLVFTIQQASALETISVFYHDAYEKSGGKNIVNAILGDFRALDTLAEGLVLIIAGLGIYTLLNYKDRRGQDERE; encoded by the coding sequence ATGCTCAGTGGTTTGTTACTTATTTTGACTGTTATTATGGGTGCACTTGTCATCTCAATGCAATGGCAGACGAAACGTTTACCGCATTGGATTGCGATGCTTGCACCTGTAATGTCATCAATTGTGTTTATTTTTTATGCTCCTCAAGTGTTAAATCATCAGCAAATCGTTGAAACAATTCAATGGTTCCCTGCACTAGATATTAACCTCATTTTGCGTTTAGACGGACTTGGTCTATTCTTTGCGCTACTGATTTCACTCATAGGTGTGGCAGTATTTTTCTATGCGACACGCTATTTATCACACCAACATGACGATTTACCTCGTTTTTATTTGTATCTTGTCTTATTTATGTTCAGTATGTTGGGCATTGTGCTTTCCGATAATACCATCATTCTTTATATATTTTGGGAATTGACGAGCGTGTCATCATTTTTATTAATTAGTTATTGGTATGATACTTCAGAAAGTCAAAAAGGGGCAGTGACGTCCTTTATGGTGACGGTCTTTGGCGGTTTGGCCATGCTCGTTGGATTTATCATGTTGTATTTTGTCACAGGAACGAATGTAATCAGTGAACAGCTGAGTCAACGTCATGACATTGCAGCACATCCATTATTTATACCAATCATGTTGATGCTGTTGCTAGGTGCGTTTACGAAATCCGCACAGTGGCCTTTTCATTTTTGGTTACCGAAAGCGATGGCAGCTCCAACGCCAGTGAGTGCTTATTTACATTCTGCGACAATGGTAAAAGCAGGTATCTACTTGTTACTCCGCTATACGATGTTGCTTGGATTGAGTGATGCATACAGTTATTTGGTGACAGGTGTGGGCTTACTCACAATGATTTTCGGTTCGATGACTGCGCTTAAACAATATGATTTGAAAGGGATTCTCGCTTATTCCACTATTAGTCAGCTCGGGATGATCATGTCGATGGTCGGCCTCGGTGGCGGTATTGCACAAGCGACAGACACGCATATGATTGAAATGTATGCCTATGTGCTGTTTGCGGCGATTTTTCATTTGTTCAATCATGCATTGTTTAAAGGTACATTATTCATGGGTGTCGGCTTAATTGATCACGAAACAGGCACTCGTGATATTCGAGAGCTCGGTGGTTTGAGACGTCGTTTACCTGTGACAATGGTTGTCATGTTTGTTGCTTCATTAGCGATGGCAGGGGTGCCATTGTTTAACGGCTTCATCAGTAAAGAGATGTTTTTCGAAAGTTTAATAGAAGCACATCATTTAAGCGCGTTTAATGTTCCACTCATGATTGTGATTGCATTGGTCGGATGGTTGGCAAGTATTTTTACGTTCATTTACGCCTTGCATTTAATTAAAACGACCTTTTTCGGAGAGGTACGTGTAGAACGTCATGTGCATGAACCGCGTGCGATGATTTTACCAGCGACCGTATTGGCATGTTGTTTACCCTTCATCTTTATCGTGCCACAGTGGGTCGGTACACATATCATTGAGCCAGCTTTTAGAGGAGTGGTACACTCGGAGGCTATCGTTCAAACGGCACCACATCTCGCACAATGGCATGGCTTTAACTTGCCGTTGTTGATGAGTGTGACGGTCATTGTTTTAGGTATCATCGGTGTGTTCTTAGTTGATCGTGTACGCACACGCTTTTTATCGTCTAAAGAAAGTGCATTATCAGTGGAAAACATTTTCCGTACATCATGCCAGTCTATGGAAAGTGCTTCAAGTTATGGTTTACGTCATTTAATGAACAATCGATTGAATTCATACATTATAGTAACGCTACTCATTTATTTTGCTATCAATGTATACGGCTTAATACGTGCGGGTGTACCAGAACTTTACGATATCGAAGTGACGGATTACCATATTTTCCACATCCTTTTACTCGTTACCATTATGTTGATTGGTTTTGCGCTCATTTTTATTCGTCAACGTTTAACGATGGTCATTTTGACGGGCGGTATTGGTTACATTGTCACATTATTTTTCATTTTAATGCGCGCACCAGACTTAGCATTGACGCAATTAGTGACTGAAACGATTACGACTGTGCTATTTATTGTCAGCTTTTCAAGACTCCCAAACGTGCCACGGGGTCAATTTAACATTAAAAAAGAAGTGGTTAAAATCGCGGTATCACTCATTACAGCCATTACTGTCGTTGGCTTAGTATTTACGATTCAACAAGCGAGCGCGTTAGAAACCATTTCTGTGTTTTACCATGATGCGTATGAAAAGTCAGGCGGTAAAAATATCGTGAATGCGATTTTAGGAGACTTCAGAGCACTCGACACGTTAGCAGAAGGTTTAGTGTTGATTATTGCGGGCTTAGGTATTTACACGTTACTTAACTATAAAGATAGGAGAGGTCAAGATGAGAGAGAATGA
- the mnhC2 gene encoding Na+/H+ antiporter Mnh2 subunit C translates to MNIILLIIIGFLVFIGTYMVLSKNLIRIVIGIAIFTHAGNLIIMSMGEYTPQKTEPLIVGSNQNFVDPLLQAIVLTAIVIGFAITAFLLVLVYRTFKVTKEDEIDVLTGGEEDE, encoded by the coding sequence ATGAATATTATATTACTCATCATCATCGGATTTTTAGTTTTTATCGGCACATATATGGTGTTATCGAAAAACTTAATACGTATCGTGATCGGTATTGCAATTTTTACACATGCGGGTAATTTAATCATTATGAGTATGGGAGAGTATACACCTCAAAAAACCGAACCGTTAATTGTGGGGAGTAATCAAAATTTTGTCGACCCATTGTTACAAGCGATTGTGTTAACAGCGATTGTCATTGGTTTTGCGATTACGGCCTTTTTACTCGTGTTAGTATATCGTACGTTTAAAGTGACGAAAGAAGATGAAATTGATGTTTTGACTGGAGGTGAAGAAGATGAATGA
- the mntC gene encoding manganese ABC transporter substrate-binding lipoprotein MntC codes for MMKRIFALVILSVLLAACGINKGNESEHKLKIVTTNSILYDMTKNITGDDAEIHSIVPVGQDPHEYEIKPKDVQALTDADVIIYNGFNLESGNGWFEKALKQANKSIKDDTVIQASKNVKPIYLKQGEKSEHNIDPHAWLSLGNGIEYVKTIKAALENVDKAHAKDYDKQGSEYLTKLEKLNKESKDKFNDIPKEKRVMITSEGAFKYFAQQFDVKPGYIWEINTENQGTPEQMKQAVDFVKKNHIKNLLLETSVSDKSMKSLGEETGAKIYGTVYTDSIGKEGSDGDSYYKMMESNIKTIHESMQ; via the coding sequence ATGATGAAACGAATTTTCGCCTTAGTGATTCTCTCTGTGTTACTCGCTGCCTGTGGTATCAACAAAGGAAACGAATCCGAGCATAAATTAAAAATCGTCACTACGAACTCTATTCTTTACGACATGACTAAAAATATTACAGGAGATGACGCAGAAATTCATTCCATCGTCCCTGTTGGTCAAGACCCTCACGAATACGAAATTAAACCGAAAGACGTTCAAGCGTTAACTGACGCTGATGTCATTATTTACAATGGTTTCAACCTTGAAAGTGGTAACGGTTGGTTTGAGAAAGCATTGAAACAAGCAAACAAATCGATTAAAGATGATACAGTCATTCAAGCTTCTAAAAATGTAAAACCGATTTACTTAAAGCAAGGTGAAAAATCAGAACATAATATCGACCCACATGCTTGGCTCAGCTTAGGAAATGGAATTGAGTATGTTAAAACGATTAAAGCAGCTCTTGAAAATGTAGATAAAGCACATGCTAAAGACTACGACAAACAAGGTTCTGAATACTTAACAAAACTTGAAAAATTAAATAAAGAAAGTAAAGATAAGTTCAATGATATTCCGAAAGAAAAACGTGTCATGATTACAAGTGAAGGTGCGTTTAAGTATTTCGCTCAACAATTTGATGTGAAACCAGGTTACATTTGGGAGATTAATACAGAAAACCAAGGTACACCTGAACAAATGAAGCAAGCTGTTGATTTTGTTAAGAAGAATCATATTAAAAACTTATTACTTGAAACAAGTGTGAGCGATAAGAGTATGAAGAGTCTTGGTGAAGAAACAGGTGCTAAGATTTACGGTACTGTTTATACGGATTCGATTGGTAAAGAAGGTAGCGATGGAGATTCGTATTATAAAATGATGGAATCGAATATTAAGACGATTCATGAAAGCATGCAGTAA
- a CDS encoding metal ABC transporter ATP-binding protein: MLSIENLNLHLGQKHILKNISLNLPFNGEMIGIMGPNGSGKSSLIKSIIGELPAKGKVTLNQQPAQQQLTNITYIPQKSVLDLDFPINVQDLVLTGCYQEIGWFRRVPKAIREKRDALLKELELYELRKRQLHALSGGQLQRVFIARALMSDSLVYLLDEPFVGIDFKSERIIFEKLQHLKQQGKLILIVHHDLSTAGQYFDRILLLNQSIAFLGDSVEALQPENIESVFLSRYHQAKEDTPMHRKESAQHVVRSTPL, translated from the coding sequence ATGCTGTCTATAGAAAACTTAAACTTGCACCTTGGTCAAAAGCACATCCTTAAAAACATATCTTTAAATTTACCTTTTAATGGCGAAATGATAGGCATTATGGGACCGAATGGGAGCGGAAAATCATCCCTCATCAAATCAATCATTGGGGAATTGCCTGCGAAAGGGAAAGTCACACTGAATCAACAGCCAGCGCAACAACAATTGACGAATATTACATATATTCCACAAAAATCTGTACTGGATCTGGACTTTCCAATTAATGTACAAGATTTAGTTTTAACAGGTTGCTATCAAGAAATTGGTTGGTTTCGACGTGTTCCTAAAGCAATTCGAGAAAAAAGGGATGCACTTTTAAAAGAACTCGAACTTTATGAATTACGCAAACGACAACTTCATGCATTGAGTGGCGGACAATTACAACGTGTCTTTATTGCACGCGCACTGATGTCTGATAGTCTCGTCTACCTTCTAGATGAGCCGTTTGTCGGTATCGATTTCAAAAGTGAGCGGATTATTTTTGAGAAGTTGCAACACTTAAAACAACAAGGGAAACTGATTTTAATTGTACACCATGACCTTTCAACAGCAGGACAATATTTTGATCGCATTCTTCTTCTGAATCAATCTATCGCATTTTTGGGAGACAGCGTTGAAGCATTACAGCCTGAAAATATCGAATCTGTATTTTTAAGTCGTTACCATCAAGCCAAAGAAGATACACCTATGCACAGAAAGGAGTCGGCACAACATGTCGTTCGTTCAACACCTCTTTGA
- a CDS encoding Na+/H+ antiporter subunit D, with translation MNDNLLAVPILVPLICALFLVILHRQVRLSRRIALGALLISFIVSLMMLIDVMKHGPMTLDFGDWPAPFGIQYVGDPLSLILVTTTFLVVFMIVAFGFGRGEKRASRYYLLPFILFLTTGVVGSFLTADLFNLYVMFEIMLLASFVLVTLGQSVEQLRASIIYVVLNVIGSWFFLVGIGLLYRQIGTLNFTHIAIRIQELHDPTAIHLVAMSFIVAFGSKAALVLFMWLPKAYAVLNPELAALFASLMTKVGAYALIRFFTLIFNQSGDIVEPLLIVMACLTMLIGAIGTVAYKDIKKIAAYQVVLSIGFVIFGLGTHTFYGVNGAIFYLVNDMIVKALLFFIIGIIVYTTGYRQYRHLKGLAKKEPWLGVAFIVVTLAIGGVPPLSGFPGKLLIFMGAIQHQHYIGLTLMILTSLIGMFSLFRVFFYMYAGNDVKGAEMDYKPIRANRKAIVMFMTGVTLAMGLFAPMIYKVTEQATDLSMDIHQYEKMVNPELRGGS, from the coding sequence ATGAATGACAATTTATTAGCCGTTCCAATTCTTGTGCCTCTCATATGCGCTTTATTTCTAGTGATTTTGCATCGACAAGTGCGTTTATCTCGACGTATTGCATTAGGTGCGCTATTGATTTCGTTTATCGTCTCTTTAATGATGTTAATCGATGTCATGAAACACGGCCCGATGACATTAGACTTTGGTGATTGGCCAGCCCCGTTTGGCATTCAATACGTGGGAGATCCTTTAAGTCTTATATTAGTGACGACAACCTTTTTAGTCGTTTTCATGATTGTTGCATTCGGCTTTGGACGTGGGGAAAAACGTGCCAGTCGCTACTATTTACTACCCTTTATTTTATTTTTAACTACAGGTGTCGTCGGTTCATTTTTAACGGCTGACTTATTCAATTTATATGTCATGTTTGAAATTATGTTATTGGCGTCATTTGTACTCGTCACACTGGGTCAATCTGTAGAACAACTTCGTGCGAGTATCATTTATGTCGTCTTAAATGTGATAGGATCTTGGTTTTTCCTAGTTGGGATTGGCTTGTTGTATCGCCAAATCGGGACGTTGAACTTCACACATATTGCGATAAGAATTCAAGAGTTACATGATCCAACCGCAATTCATTTAGTCGCGATGTCATTCATTGTCGCATTTGGTTCGAAAGCCGCGTTAGTGCTATTTATGTGGTTGCCTAAAGCGTATGCGGTATTGAATCCAGAACTTGCCGCGTTGTTTGCTTCATTAATGACAAAAGTAGGCGCCTATGCACTAATTCGATTCTTTACCCTTATTTTTAATCAGAGCGGTGACATTGTCGAACCGTTACTCATTGTTATGGCTTGTCTGACGATGCTCATCGGGGCGATTGGTACAGTTGCGTATAAAGACATTAAAAAAATTGCTGCGTATCAGGTCGTCTTATCGATTGGTTTCGTCATATTTGGTCTCGGAACGCATACATTTTATGGCGTTAATGGAGCGATATTTTATTTAGTCAATGACATGATTGTTAAAGCGTTATTGTTTTTCATTATTGGTATCATCGTTTATACGACAGGTTATCGTCAATATCGTCATTTAAAAGGGCTCGCCAAAAAAGAACCATGGCTCGGTGTAGCGTTTATTGTGGTTACATTAGCTATTGGAGGTGTGCCGCCGCTAAGTGGTTTTCCCGGGAAATTATTGATTTTCATGGGTGCGATTCAACATCAACATTATATCGGCTTAACATTGATGATTTTAACGAGTTTAATCGGGATGTTTAGTTTATTCCGCGTCTTCTTTTATATGTATGCTGGCAATGATGTCAAAGGTGCAGAAATGGATTATAAACCGATTAGAGCGAATCGTAAGGCCATCGTCATGTTTATGACAGGTGTCACTTTAGCAATGGGTCTTTTTGCGCCAATGATTTATAAAGTGACTGAACAAGCGACAGATTTATCAATGGACATTCATCAATATGAAAAAATGGTGAATCCAGAACTGCGAGGTGGCAGTTAG
- a CDS encoding metal ABC transporter permease — MSFVQHLFEYQFLSRAMLTAILVGIVCGVVGCLIILRGLSLMGDAMSHAVLPGVALSFLMNIPMFIGAMITGMLSSIMIGYISDASKTKKDAAIGITFTTFLALGIVLISVIHSATDLYHILFGNILAITQSAFHTTFAVSTVVLALILILYRPLKMSTFDPIFSRMSGLNTTLIHYFVMLLLALVIVASVQTVGVILVVALLITPASTAFLFTKKLSTMMIVSSIFSVISSTLGIYMSFKMNLPSGAVIVLISAVLYGLTFGIIKLKNLLQKGAFQTS, encoded by the coding sequence ATGTCGTTCGTTCAACACCTCTTTGAGTATCAGTTTTTATCACGTGCGATGTTAACAGCCATCTTAGTCGGCATCGTTTGCGGTGTCGTCGGTTGTCTCATTATTTTAAGAGGATTATCGCTGATGGGAGATGCGATGAGTCACGCGGTCCTACCTGGTGTGGCACTCTCATTTTTAATGAATATTCCGATGTTTATCGGCGCAATGATTACGGGGATGTTAAGCAGCATTATGATTGGATATATTTCTGATGCTTCAAAAACGAAAAAAGATGCTGCTATTGGGATTACTTTCACTACTTTTTTAGCACTAGGGATTGTACTCATTAGTGTGATTCATTCAGCCACTGATTTATATCACATTCTTTTTGGTAACATTCTCGCGATTACCCAATCTGCGTTTCATACTACATTCGCTGTCAGCACGGTCGTTCTCGCATTGATTTTAATACTATACAGACCGCTCAAAATGTCGACGTTTGATCCGATTTTTAGTCGTATGAGTGGCTTAAACACGACATTGATTCATTATTTTGTCATGTTATTACTCGCACTTGTCATTGTCGCAAGTGTGCAAACAGTCGGTGTCATTTTAGTGGTGGCTTTACTCATCACACCCGCTTCAACAGCGTTTTTATTTACTAAAAAATTGTCCACGATGATGATTGTCTCTAGTATATTTAGCGTCATCAGTTCAACGTTGGGTATTTATATGAGTTTTAAAATGAATTTACCAAGTGGTGCCGTCATCGTGCTCATTTCAGCTGTGTTATATGGCCTTACTTTCGGCATCATTAAACTAAAAAATTTATTACAAAAAGGAGCATTTCAAACATCATGA
- a CDS encoding Na+/H+ antiporter subunit E has product MRQIGLNVMIAFLWVLFQDEDAFRLTTFVTGYIIGIVVIYVVHKFFDQEFYPKKIWVSIKFLAVYLYQLLTATISITNYVLFKTNQMDPGLVTYETQLDKDWEITFLTILIIITPGSTVIRVNREPSIFLIHAIDTTEKEKKSLLKSIKQYEELIVEVTK; this is encoded by the coding sequence ATGAGACAAATTGGTTTAAATGTAATGATTGCATTTTTGTGGGTGCTATTCCAAGATGAAGATGCATTTCGACTCACGACGTTTGTGACTGGTTACATTATCGGTATCGTAGTCATCTATGTTGTGCATAAATTTTTCGATCAAGAATTTTATCCGAAAAAAATATGGGTGTCTATTAAGTTTCTAGCCGTTTATTTATATCAATTATTGACGGCAACGATTTCAATTACGAATTACGTCCTTTTCAAAACGAATCAAATGGATCCAGGATTAGTCACATATGAAACACAATTAGATAAAGATTGGGAAATTACGTTTTTAACGATTCTCATCATTATTACGCCGGGATCAACAGTTATTCGTGTGAATCGTGAACCGAGCATTTTCTTAATTCATGCGATTGATACGACTGAAAAAGAGAAAAAGAGCTTACTTAAAAGTATTAAACAATATGAGGAATTAATCGTGGAGGTGACGAAATGA
- a CDS encoding Na+/H+ antiporter subunit G — translation MAMTNDIIELLAAFLVFAGSLIALVSAIGLVRFRDVFLRIHAATKASTASVLLTLVGVFIYFIIAQGYYSVRTLLALVFINITAPVGGHLISRAAYRTGAYMYQKNAAQQNTDLNKEHLDEEAKRQIRIEKRAKRRKRIYSRLDKDDA, via the coding sequence ATGGCGATGACAAATGATATCATTGAACTTTTAGCAGCCTTTCTTGTATTCGCGGGAAGTCTTATCGCATTAGTAAGTGCCATTGGTTTAGTCCGATTTAGAGACGTGTTTTTACGGATTCATGCCGCGACCAAAGCTTCGACTGCATCAGTACTGTTAACACTCGTCGGCGTATTCATTTACTTTATCATTGCACAAGGTTATTACAGTGTACGGACATTGTTAGCATTAGTATTTATTAACATTACTGCACCAGTGGGCGGTCATCTCATCTCAAGAGCCGCATATCGTACAGGTGCTTACATGTATCAAAAAAATGCCGCTCAACAAAATACAGATTTGAATAAAGAACATTTGGACGAAGAAGCCAAACGTCAAATCCGTATCGAAAAACGTGCCAAACGCCGTAAACGTATCTATTCACGGTTAGATAAAGACGATGCTTAG